In Desulfovibrio sp. 86, the following proteins share a genomic window:
- a CDS encoding glycosyltransferase, which yields MRVLLIALQNTTPGPASPDEQTRWAELGSPMRTARMEEEHALALARSMRDGGNFAPMLVCLEHSTLHSRAVQLNLPVIPVSGASQRNPLNLWRLWRWQRRHARLLVQTIGQDAMALGRSVLRMRESGATLLAHAFLLRPPAAQSMTGKPFLAAHKILCGSQHILERMPASGTTERAATPCAVTENSATESAATRPDGTPHSGGTARPGLPVGGDSTTAALRAERGEKGRTLRLDGDLLTPIAPGMSLDDFAPAPPWEQAQPSEPIAGETAHSREQRFIFALGDAMTPRSGAQLVTRAMAAMWQRDDLPTWEVRALGGGPRYAELLEEAENLGVSSRLCLLNEQSLPEVLRHCHAWIAPGSSPEERPESLWAGVAAFLPTVCSTSPLHRERLRLDGNDPADVALLVEENDPQALAKAMIDIMQDAPLRRRLAEASQPLRDHVGLESFAARACAQYQQWCRQLGWLDPTPVTGDSRT from the coding sequence ATGCGTGTTCTGCTCATAGCCCTGCAAAACACCACGCCCGGCCCCGCCAGCCCTGACGAGCAGACGCGCTGGGCCGAGCTTGGTTCGCCCATGCGCACGGCCCGTATGGAAGAGGAACACGCCCTTGCGCTGGCCCGCAGCATGCGCGACGGCGGCAACTTTGCCCCCATGCTGGTCTGCCTCGAGCATTCCACCCTGCATAGCCGCGCCGTGCAACTCAACCTGCCCGTTATTCCCGTCAGCGGCGCGAGCCAGCGCAACCCCCTCAATCTGTGGAGGCTGTGGCGCTGGCAGCGCAGGCATGCGCGCCTGCTGGTGCAGACAATCGGTCAGGACGCCATGGCCCTTGGCCGCAGCGTTCTGCGCATGCGTGAATCCGGCGCGACCCTTCTGGCCCACGCTTTTCTGCTACGGCCGCCCGCGGCCCAGAGCATGACGGGCAAGCCCTTTCTGGCAGCGCACAAAATTCTTTGCGGCTCACAACACATCCTGGAGCGTATGCCCGCCTCCGGCACCACAGAACGCGCCGCCACGCCATGCGCCGTGACGGAAAACAGCGCGACGGAAAGCGCCGCGACCCGGCCCGACGGTACTCCCCACTCAGGCGGCACGGCCCGGCCCGGCCTCCCGGTTGGTGGAGACTCCACCACGGCGGCCCTGCGCGCAGAACGTGGCGAAAAAGGCCGGACACTGCGCCTTGACGGCGACCTCCTCACCCCGATTGCCCCTGGCATGAGCCTGGACGACTTTGCGCCCGCCCCGCCCTGGGAGCAGGCGCAACCATCTGAACCCATTGCCGGAGAAACGGCGCACTCCCGCGAGCAACGCTTTATTTTTGCCCTGGGCGACGCCATGACGCCGCGCTCCGGCGCGCAACTGGTGACGCGCGCCATGGCGGCCATGTGGCAGCGCGACGACCTCCCCACCTGGGAAGTACGCGCGCTGGGCGGCGGCCCACGCTATGCCGAACTGCTGGAAGAGGCCGAAAACCTTGGCGTCAGTTCGCGCCTGTGCCTGCTCAACGAGCAGTCCCTGCCAGAGGTTTTGCGGCACTGCCATGCCTGGATAGCGCCAGGATCTTCCCCCGAAGAACGGCCCGAGAGCCTCTGGGCGGGCGTGGCGGCCTTTCTGCCCACAGTGTGCAGCACAAGCCCCCTGCACCGCGAACGCCTGCGTCTTGACGGCAATGACCCGGCCGACGTGGCGCTGCTGGTGGAAGAAAACGATCCCCAGGCCCTTGCCAAGGCCATGATCGACATCATGCAGGACGCGCCCCTGCGCCGCAGGCTCGCCGAAGCCAGCCAGCCACTGCGCGACCATGTGGGACTTGAATCCTTTGCCGCCAGGGCCTGCGCCCAATATCAGCAATGGTGCCGCCAGCTTGGCTGGCTTGATCCCACGCCCGTCACAGGCGATTCCCGGACTTGA
- a CDS encoding aminotransferase class IV, with the protein MDAQTYLAALLAAPRPGSENVLAFYDHRVGHICTDASLLLLPLDDHICHRGDGLFESISYRQGRLFSLDQHLNRLKDGAAALKITPPCSWGEVRAIILDVARAAASEQGDMRVFLSRGPGGFGISPSECPQAGLYIVALRKSFAGEAFYEKGLTAFTSDIPPKQEYLARIKNTNYLPNVFMAMEATQKGMDVAVTFDENGFLGEAATANVGLVDAHGSLLCPELRRILPGTTMLAALELAARRVPDPLPVLERPIHKDEISTAREMLLFTSSTLCVGVTHFDGIPVGHGAWRGKPGPVAQWLHTALLDHLLQQGTPF; encoded by the coding sequence GTGGATGCCCAGACCTACCTTGCGGCCCTGCTGGCCGCTCCCCGACCCGGTTCAGAGAACGTGCTGGCCTTCTATGACCACAGGGTGGGGCATATCTGCACTGACGCCAGCCTGCTGCTCCTGCCTCTGGACGACCACATCTGCCACAGGGGCGACGGTCTTTTTGAGAGCATCAGTTACCGCCAGGGCAGGTTGTTCAGCCTTGACCAGCACCTGAATCGCCTCAAGGACGGCGCAGCCGCCCTGAAAATCACGCCGCCCTGCTCCTGGGGCGAAGTGCGCGCCATTATTCTGGATGTTGCCCGCGCCGCAGCAAGCGAGCAGGGCGACATGCGCGTGTTCCTGAGCCGTGGCCCCGGCGGTTTCGGCATCAGCCCGTCGGAATGCCCGCAGGCCGGGCTTTACATTGTGGCCCTGCGCAAAAGCTTCGCGGGCGAAGCCTTTTATGAAAAAGGCCTCACCGCCTTTACCAGCGACATCCCGCCCAAACAGGAATACCTCGCCCGCATCAAGAACACCAATTACCTGCCCAATGTCTTCATGGCTATGGAAGCCACGCAAAAAGGCATGGACGTGGCCGTGACCTTTGACGAAAACGGCTTTTTGGGCGAGGCCGCCACGGCCAACGTGGGCCTTGTGGACGCCCACGGCAGCCTGCTCTGCCCCGAACTCAGGCGCATTTTGCCCGGCACCACCATGCTGGCGGCCCTTGAACTGGCGGCGCGGCGCGTCCCCGACCCGCTGCCTGTGCTGGAACGGCCCATCCACAAGGATGAAATCTCCACTGCCCGTGAAATGCTGCTTTTCACCAGTTCCACCCTGTGCGTGGGCGTTACGCATTTTGACGGCATCCCCGTGGGGCATGGCGCGTGGCGCGGCAAGCCCGGCCCCGTGGCCCAATGGCTGCATACGGCCCTGCTTGACCACCTGTTGCAACAAGGCACTCCCTTCTGA
- a CDS encoding aspartate-semialdehyde dehydrogenase, which yields MSKKLTVAVVGATGAVGREMLKTLHEREFPATEVRAFASARSAGSKVPFGERELTVEELKEDVFEGIDLAIFSAGGAASQKFSPHAAHAGCVVVDNSAAWRMDDRCPLVVPEVNAGALDAHQGIIANPNCSTIQMVVALKPLHDAAKIKRIVVSTYQAVSGTGQKGIEELERQVRDLFNGRDPENKTYPYRIAFNCLPHIDVFLENDYTKEEMKMVHETVKIFNDPSVKVTATCVRVPVFYCHAESVNIETEKKISARDARVLLSQAPGVRVFDNPRELMYPMPGYCVGEDATYVGRIREDETIENGLNMWIVADNIRKGAALNAVQIAEELVQRELVRVADKNVFMA from the coding sequence ATGAGCAAGAAGCTGACTGTTGCCGTTGTGGGCGCCACTGGCGCCGTAGGCCGTGAAATGCTCAAGACCCTTCACGAGCGCGAATTTCCCGCTACCGAAGTACGTGCCTTTGCCTCTGCCCGTTCGGCGGGCTCCAAGGTGCCTTTTGGCGAGCGCGAGCTAACTGTTGAAGAGCTGAAAGAAGACGTCTTTGAAGGCATTGATCTGGCCATTTTCTCCGCTGGCGGCGCCGCTTCGCAAAAATTCTCCCCCCATGCGGCCCATGCTGGCTGTGTCGTGGTGGACAATTCCGCAGCATGGCGCATGGACGACCGCTGTCCTCTGGTGGTGCCCGAAGTAAATGCCGGCGCGCTGGACGCGCACCAGGGCATTATCGCCAACCCCAATTGCTCCACCATCCAGATGGTTGTGGCGCTGAAGCCCCTGCACGACGCGGCGAAAATCAAGCGCATCGTGGTTTCCACCTATCAGGCGGTTTCCGGCACGGGCCAGAAGGGCATCGAAGAACTGGAACGGCAGGTGCGCGACCTTTTCAACGGCCGCGACCCCGAAAACAAGACCTATCCCTACCGCATCGCCTTCAACTGTCTACCGCACATCGACGTTTTCCTTGAAAACGACTACACCAAGGAAGAAATGAAGATGGTTCACGAGACCGTCAAGATTTTCAACGATCCTTCGGTCAAGGTTACGGCCACCTGCGTGCGCGTGCCCGTGTTCTACTGCCATGCGGAATCCGTCAACATCGAGACGGAAAAGAAAATATCGGCCCGCGACGCCCGCGTCCTGCTTTCGCAAGCGCCCGGCGTGCGCGTGTTCGACAATCCCCGCGAGCTCATGTACCCCATGCCCGGCTACTGCGTGGGCGAGGACGCCACCTACGTGGGGCGCATCCGCGAGGACGAGACCATTGAAAACGGCCTCAACATGTGGATCGTGGCCGACAACATACGCAAGGGCGCGGCCCTCAACGCCGTGCAGATTGCCGAAGAGCTTGTGCAGCGCGAACTTGTGCGTGTGGCGGACAAAAACGTCTTCATGGCGTAG
- the asnS gene encoding asparagine--tRNA ligase, whose translation MQRTLIIDALNSEAAQPAIALCGWIRTRRDAKDFSFVEINDGSCLTNMQCIVDTGTSAHEGLGDAATGAAVRVTGELVPSPGKGQKWEVRAQHVEVYGLADPESFPLQKKRHSDEFLRTIAHLRPRTNKYGAMFRIRSEAGFAVHDFFRGRRFSLVHTPVLTGADCEGAGEMFRVTTLEPGAKDLGEDFFSRQCNLTVSGQLEAEALATGLGRVYSFGPTFRAENSNTPRHAAEFWMIEPEMAFADLEDLMELGEGLTRHVVDHVLTHCEEDVNLFDSFVDKGLRERLQHMLAAPFARVPYTEAVEILQKSGKDFTFPVSFGTDLQTEHERYLAEEHFKKPVIVYDYPKDIKAFYMRQNEDGKTVAAMDMLVPRIGELIGGSQREERLHRLEARIREMGQNPEDYWWYLDLRRFGTVPHAGFGLGFERLLMMLTGITNIRDVIPFPRTPGNLEF comes from the coding sequence ATGCAGCGAACCCTGATTATTGACGCTCTCAATTCCGAAGCGGCACAGCCCGCCATTGCCCTGTGCGGCTGGATACGCACGCGCCGTGACGCCAAGGATTTCAGTTTTGTTGAAATCAACGACGGCTCCTGCCTCACCAACATGCAGTGCATAGTGGACACGGGCACGTCGGCCCACGAAGGCCTTGGCGACGCGGCCACCGGCGCGGCCGTGCGCGTCACGGGCGAACTTGTGCCCTCGCCCGGCAAGGGCCAGAAGTGGGAAGTACGCGCGCAGCACGTCGAAGTATACGGTCTTGCGGACCCGGAGAGCTTTCCCCTGCAGAAAAAGCGGCATTCGGACGAATTTTTGCGCACCATCGCCCACCTGCGCCCGCGCACCAACAAATACGGGGCCATGTTCCGCATCCGTTCCGAGGCCGGTTTTGCCGTACACGACTTTTTTCGCGGCCGCCGTTTCTCCCTTGTCCATACCCCGGTGCTTACCGGAGCGGACTGCGAGGGCGCGGGCGAAATGTTCCGCGTGACCACGCTTGAGCCCGGCGCAAAGGATCTTGGCGAGGATTTTTTCAGCCGCCAGTGCAATCTCACGGTTTCCGGCCAGCTTGAGGCCGAAGCCCTGGCCACGGGCCTTGGCCGCGTATACAGCTTCGGCCCCACCTTCCGGGCGGAGAATTCCAACACCCCGCGTCACGCCGCCGAATTCTGGATGATCGAGCCTGAAATGGCTTTTGCCGATCTTGAAGACCTCATGGAACTGGGCGAGGGGCTGACGCGCCATGTGGTGGACCACGTACTGACGCACTGCGAAGAGGACGTGAATCTTTTTGACAGCTTTGTGGACAAGGGCCTGCGTGAACGCCTGCAGCACATGCTGGCCGCGCCCTTTGCCCGCGTGCCATACACCGAGGCTGTTGAAATTCTGCAAAAAAGCGGCAAGGATTTCACCTTCCCCGTGTCCTTCGGCACAGACCTGCAAACCGAGCACGAGCGCTATCTTGCCGAGGAACACTTTAAAAAGCCCGTGATTGTTTACGATTATCCCAAGGATATCAAAGCGTTCTACATGCGGCAGAATGAAGACGGCAAAACCGTTGCCGCCATGGACATGCTGGTGCCCCGCATTGGCGAGCTCATCGGCGGTTCCCAGCGTGAAGAGCGCCTCCACAGGCTTGAGGCGCGCATCCGCGAAATGGGCCAGAACCCAGAGGACTACTGGTGGTATCTTGACCTGCGCCGCTTCGGCACCGTGCCCCATGCGGGCTTTGGCCTGGGCTTCGAGCGCCTGCTCATGATGCTCACGGGCATCACCAATATTCGCGACGTCATTCCCTTCCCGCGCACGCCGGGCAATCTGGAATTCTAG
- a CDS encoding DMT family transporter translates to MKSLLLLLAVVGGGCIPVQAGINNLLRRFLGDPMQASLVSFAVGTLALWIYSLVTRQSWPGISEIAATPWWLWIGGLFGTVFVTCTIMLGPKLGAATMTAFMLLGQLAVSVILDHFALVGFPEHPASLLRLLGVAMLFGGAVLVRIF, encoded by the coding sequence ATGAAAAGTCTACTGCTTCTTCTGGCCGTCGTCGGCGGCGGGTGCATTCCCGTACAGGCAGGCATCAACAATCTTTTACGGCGTTTTCTGGGCGACCCCATGCAGGCGTCCCTTGTGTCTTTTGCCGTGGGAACGCTGGCCCTCTGGATATACAGCCTCGTCACGCGCCAAAGCTGGCCGGGCATCAGCGAAATAGCCGCCACGCCCTGGTGGTTGTGGATCGGCGGCCTGTTCGGCACGGTCTTTGTCACCTGCACCATCATGCTCGGCCCCAAACTGGGGGCCGCCACCATGACGGCCTTCATGCTGCTGGGCCAGCTTGCGGTTTCTGTCATCCTCGACCACTTCGCCCTGGTGGGCTTTCCCGAACATCCCGCGTCGCTGCTGCGCTTGCTGGGGGTTGCCATGCTGTTCGGCGGGGCCGTTCTTGTAAGAATATTCTGA
- the pdxR gene encoding MocR-like pyridoxine biosynthesis transcription factor PdxR: protein MGKQSIITELAALGGLSLKPGSMGRQLAARLREAIETGQLRPGDRLPASRILARKLGLARGTVADVYSQLVAEGYLESRVGAGTYVARDLGTTPFAAIPQGLARRRADLSVPPHWPRASPPFRFPEHLEKTQADMPPNARRFAVFAGRFAPQPLVPFSVAVPLAGVAPDHNWRRLGNRVRSGMEAAPTGYEDPCGLMALREAIAAYVRKSRAVVCGPENVIITNGAQQGLYITGRILLGPGEPVWAENPAYPGLMTVLEDVQARIFRIPVDGHGIDVSAGAALCPDARAAFVTPSHQFPLGMVMSMARRMELLAWARTCGAWLVEDDYDSEMRFSGQPFPALQGLDPQHVIYLGTMSKVLFPSLRIGYAIVPQELVGAFVGARTLMDKQSPTAEQHVLAAYMKEGYFEAHVRRIRKLYAQRRQSLLHLLRARLADWGSPQSGEQGMHLVFWLSAQVDDVAVALAATQEGLAVRPLSPLYGRETGRPGLMLGFGGFSEQQLEQGVEKLRLVLERHCGRA from the coding sequence ATGGGCAAGCAAAGCATTATAACCGAGCTGGCGGCTCTGGGCGGTCTGTCGCTCAAGCCGGGCAGCATGGGCCGCCAGTTGGCCGCCCGCCTGCGTGAAGCCATTGAAACCGGCCAGCTTCGCCCTGGCGACAGGCTGCCCGCCAGCCGCATTCTGGCGCGCAAGCTGGGGCTTGCGCGCGGCACCGTGGCCGATGTGTACAGCCAGCTTGTGGCCGAGGGCTATCTTGAATCCCGCGTGGGCGCTGGCACGTATGTGGCCCGCGATCTGGGCACAACGCCCTTTGCCGCAATCCCGCAGGGGCTTGCCCGGCGCAGGGCGGATCTGTCTGTCCCGCCGCACTGGCCCAGGGCCAGCCCGCCGTTCCGCTTTCCTGAGCATCTTGAGAAAACGCAGGCCGACATGCCGCCCAACGCGCGGCGTTTTGCCGTCTTTGCCGGGCGCTTCGCCCCGCAGCCCCTGGTGCCCTTTTCTGTGGCTGTGCCATTGGCGGGCGTTGCCCCTGACCATAACTGGCGGCGGCTGGGCAATCGCGTTCGATCCGGCATGGAGGCCGCCCCCACAGGGTATGAAGATCCTTGCGGTCTCATGGCGTTGCGGGAGGCCATTGCCGCCTATGTGCGCAAATCCAGGGCAGTGGTCTGCGGGCCGGAAAATGTGATCATCACAAACGGCGCACAGCAGGGGCTCTATATCACGGGGCGAATCCTGCTTGGGCCGGGCGAACCCGTATGGGCGGAAAATCCGGCCTATCCCGGACTCATGACCGTGCTTGAGGACGTGCAGGCGCGCATATTCCGTATTCCTGTGGACGGGCACGGCATAGACGTGTCGGCCGGGGCGGCCCTGTGTCCCGACGCCCGCGCGGCTTTTGTCACCCCTTCGCACCAGTTTCCGCTGGGAATGGTCATGAGCATGGCCCGCCGTATGGAGCTTCTGGCCTGGGCACGCACCTGCGGGGCCTGGCTCGTGGAGGACGACTACGACAGCGAGATGCGTTTTTCCGGCCAGCCTTTTCCCGCATTGCAGGGGCTTGATCCGCAGCACGTCATCTATCTGGGAACCATGAGCAAGGTGCTTTTTCCCTCCTTGCGCATAGGCTATGCCATTGTGCCGCAGGAACTGGTCGGGGCCTTTGTGGGCGCGCGCACGCTTATGGACAAGCAGTCGCCCACGGCAGAGCAGCATGTTCTGGCGGCCTACATGAAAGAAGGGTATTTTGAGGCGCATGTGCGCCGCATACGCAAACTCTATGCCCAGCGCAGGCAGAGTCTGCTGCACCTGCTGCGTGCGCGTCTTGCGGACTGGGGCAGCCCGCAGTCTGGCGAGCAGGGCATGCATCTTGTTTTTTGGCTGTCCGCCCAGGTGGACGACGTGGCAGTGGCGCTTGCGGCGACTCAAGAAGGGTTGGCGGTGCGCCCGCTTTCGCCCCTGTACGGACGGGAAACTGGCAGGCCTGGCCTCATGCTGGGTTTTGGCGGGTTCAGCGAACAGCAGCTTGAACAAGGTGTGGAAAAATTGCGATTGGTGCTGGAACGGCATTGCGGGCGGGCCTGA
- a CDS encoding diguanylate cyclase yields MHRNIRVLPLLAWVFFCLLQAAAPLLSHAASRTVWVGIFPLAGFHRMENGHAVGYNVDYLEQVSRYANWRVEYVHFDNWHDAADALEKEHIDLMGGTLFTPERGKRFLYSPYANGTTYTALIAPKGTPFAYEDFNNFDKLRIGIDAVSPWHKNFASYAKQHGFTPPPLLPFRDLAALRQALAEHKLDAILTTVTALRDDEVILAKFNPLPFFFIGNRSNRALMEELEQAMAQLKLEQPDLESRLARAHMWRSYQTPLTKAERDFVAESPLLRVGYPPNRKPMSWFDPATGEARGILPDILRLIARNCGLRFTFVPMNLTDANLDEYFVRDKIDLCVGAMFDPCTKGNPVYTLSSPLLRCGLNLYGKNFFDIPTASTLAVALPQNWLGGRAYMETYYPATRLQFFDSTEDCLNAVVENKADLLLQNTLEVDYLLTRPRFKDICALQGRSGIEEARVGINATVPPILLSLINKQIMEVDEKSKSQIISENISAVAGPLSLKDMAYEHRTLLAILGELLLFPLAFVAYVMYLRRKNRSIAQKNERRLTNIANNINGGVISLAANVRLDIRNANSGFWHLLDYGDNPPEKPSLADFMLPAEAEHLYRRLKQQRQENAAISMELNLRRKNGLWLPALLRCTWSCDEHDAAQPCLDCVIVDITEQKHMNEQLEQEKERYRIILEQSQDIIFDVDTEKAQYTCSPNFYTKFGREGTPLFAPDGRPRNDQVVHPDDLPALAEMRRRVRSGERTVFGVMRIPTVQGRYIWCRVQTTRISKNDAPLRIVGKIVDIDEEVRRRAELERLSQRDSLTDLYNKTAFRERVMQNLPTTVLNGKTHALLFLDLDNFKALNDSLGHIVGDNALAEAADALKRIFRNADAVGRFGGDEFCVFAIGITRNAITARAESVLQALSMHFEHDGKAVDITASIGIYVFDGSETSYEEALQKADNAQYRAKQLGKNRYVFHDDPLTADELAAAQQRGDGLGGFGF; encoded by the coding sequence ATGCACAGGAACATCCGCGTCCTGCCGCTTCTCGCTTGGGTGTTTTTCTGCCTGTTGCAGGCAGCTGCGCCCCTGCTGTCCCATGCCGCCTCCCGCACAGTCTGGGTAGGCATCTTTCCTCTTGCAGGCTTTCATCGCATGGAAAACGGCCATGCCGTCGGCTACAATGTGGACTATCTTGAGCAGGTGAGCAGATATGCCAACTGGCGGGTGGAATACGTTCACTTCGACAACTGGCATGACGCTGCTGACGCTCTTGAAAAAGAGCATATTGATCTTATGGGCGGCACCCTCTTCACCCCGGAACGCGGCAAGCGTTTCCTATACTCCCCCTACGCCAACGGAACCACCTACACCGCCCTCATCGCGCCCAAAGGCACACCTTTTGCCTATGAGGACTTCAATAATTTCGATAAATTGCGTATAGGCATTGACGCAGTAAGCCCCTGGCACAAAAACTTTGCCAGCTATGCCAAACAGCACGGCTTCACGCCGCCGCCGCTCCTTCCGTTCAGGGATCTCGCCGCGCTCCGGCAAGCCCTGGCCGAACACAAGCTGGACGCCATACTCACTACGGTGACCGCCCTTCGGGATGACGAAGTCATTCTTGCCAAATTTAATCCCCTGCCCTTTTTCTTTATCGGCAACCGCTCCAATCGCGCCCTGATGGAAGAACTGGAGCAGGCCATGGCCCAGTTGAAGCTGGAGCAGCCCGACCTGGAAAGCAGACTGGCCCGCGCCCACATGTGGCGCAGCTACCAGACCCCGCTGACCAAGGCGGAACGCGACTTTGTGGCAGAAAGCCCCCTCCTGCGGGTGGGATATCCCCCGAACCGCAAGCCCATGTCCTGGTTTGACCCTGCAACTGGCGAAGCCAGGGGCATTCTGCCGGATATTCTGCGCCTCATCGCCCGCAACTGCGGCCTGCGCTTCACCTTTGTGCCTATGAATCTGACGGACGCAAATCTTGACGAGTACTTTGTGCGCGACAAGATAGACCTGTGCGTCGGGGCCATGTTCGACCCCTGTACCAAGGGCAACCCCGTCTATACGCTGTCCTCACCCCTGTTGCGCTGCGGGCTCAACCTGTACGGCAAAAATTTCTTTGATATCCCGACCGCTTCTACCCTGGCCGTGGCCCTGCCGCAAAACTGGCTCGGCGGCCGCGCCTATATGGAAACATACTATCCCGCCACGCGCCTGCAGTTCTTTGACAGCACAGAAGATTGCCTGAATGCGGTTGTCGAAAACAAGGCGGATCTGCTGCTGCAAAACACGCTTGAAGTGGATTACCTTCTGACCCGGCCACGCTTTAAGGACATTTGCGCCCTGCAGGGGCGCAGCGGCATTGAAGAAGCCCGGGTGGGCATTAACGCGACCGTGCCGCCTATCCTGCTGAGCCTTATCAACAAGCAGATCATGGAGGTGGACGAAAAAAGCAAAAGCCAGATCATTTCCGAAAACATTTCTGCCGTGGCTGGGCCTCTGAGCCTCAAGGACATGGCCTACGAACACCGGACGCTGCTGGCGATTCTGGGCGAGCTGCTGCTCTTTCCCCTGGCCTTTGTTGCCTATGTCATGTACCTGCGCCGCAAAAACAGAAGCATCGCCCAAAAGAACGAACGTCGCCTGACCAACATTGCCAACAATATCAACGGCGGCGTTATCAGCCTTGCGGCCAACGTGCGGCTGGACATCCGCAATGCCAACAGCGGCTTCTGGCACTTGCTGGATTATGGCGACAACCCGCCGGAAAAACCGAGTCTGGCCGATTTTATGCTTCCGGCCGAAGCCGAGCATCTGTATCGGCGGCTTAAGCAACAGCGGCAGGAAAACGCAGCCATAAGCATGGAACTGAACCTGCGCCGCAAAAATGGCCTGTGGCTGCCCGCGTTATTACGTTGCACATGGTCCTGTGACGAGCATGACGCCGCACAGCCATGTCTTGATTGCGTTATCGTTGACATCACCGAACAGAAACACATGAACGAGCAGTTGGAACAGGAAAAAGAACGGTATCGCATCATTCTTGAGCAGTCGCAGGACATCATTTTTGATGTGGACACAGAAAAGGCGCAGTACACCTGTTCGCCCAATTTTTACACCAAATTCGGGCGCGAAGGCACGCCGCTGTTCGCTCCTGACGGCCGCCCGCGCAATGATCAGGTCGTGCATCCCGACGATCTGCCCGCCCTCGCGGAAATGCGGCGGCGCGTCCGTTCCGGCGAGCGCACGGTCTTTGGCGTTATGCGCATTCCCACAGTCCAGGGGCGTTATATCTGGTGTCGGGTGCAGACCACCCGCATCAGCAAAAACGACGCCCCACTGCGCATCGTTGGCAAGATCGTGGATATTGACGAGGAGGTGCGCCGCAGGGCGGAACTGGAGCGTCTTTCGCAACGCGACAGCCTTACTGACCTCTATAACAAAACCGCCTTCCGCGAGCGGGTGATGCAGAATCTGCCAACCACTGTCCTGAATGGTAAAACACACGCCTTGCTTTTTCTGGATCTGGACAATTTCAAGGCCCTCAACGACAGCCTTGGGCACATTGTGGGCGATAACGCCCTGGCCGAAGCTGCCGACGCCCTCAAGCGCATCTTCCGCAATGCCGATGCCGTAGGCCGCTTCGGCGGCGACGAGTTTTGCGTCTTTGCCATAGGCATCACCCGCAACGCCATAACCGCGCGGGCAGAATCCGTGCTGCAAGCGCTTTCAATGCATTTTGAACATGATGGCAAGGCCGTGGACATCACCGCAAGTATTGGCATCTATGTGTTTGACGGCAGCGAGACCTCCTACGAAGAAGCGCTGCAAAAGGCGGATAACGCCCAATACCGGGCCAAGCAGCTTGGCAAGAATCGCTATGTTTTTCACGATGATCCGCTGACGGCAGATGAGTTGGCGGCAGCGCAGCAACGCGGGGACGGGCTGGGCGGTTTTGGCTTTTAG
- a CDS encoding DNA polymerase III subunit delta': protein MNGPLLQAIAAPAFDRLKDVLNRLGAAPPQVLLLEGGSEAQRRDMALYWATRINCPQASATGSPCLACPCCLQTATGEHLDLAAYDGRISNREDEENPGPVRAFNMERVRELKSRLRDAPHGAGRRVVVLAGLSLTRDEAANALLKALEEPSATTVFVLLAPQREQLLPTLVSRSFCLTLPWPDSRATDEDMRPWEEKLAHFLVSGQGLLDALAAKGAMDAATAGRLMLCCQKSINRIMSKTLHNNVSSPLDSALSSLGPQGLALVCQWLTEAQDALQYGLTPARAVEALAMRIHTLRLGA from the coding sequence ATGAACGGCCCTCTGCTTCAGGCCATTGCCGCTCCGGCCTTTGACAGGCTCAAGGACGTGCTGAACCGCCTTGGGGCCGCGCCCCCACAGGTTTTACTGCTTGAAGGCGGCAGCGAGGCCCAACGGCGCGACATGGCCCTGTACTGGGCGACGCGCATCAATTGCCCCCAGGCTTCGGCCACGGGGTCGCCCTGCCTCGCCTGTCCCTGCTGCCTGCAAACGGCAACGGGCGAGCACCTTGACCTTGCCGCCTATGACGGGCGCATCAGCAACCGTGAGGACGAAGAAAATCCCGGCCCCGTGCGCGCCTTCAACATGGAGCGCGTGCGGGAGCTTAAAAGCCGCCTGCGCGACGCGCCCCACGGCGCAGGGCGCAGGGTTGTCGTGCTTGCGGGCCTGAGCCTTACCCGCGATGAAGCCGCCAATGCCCTGCTCAAGGCCCTTGAAGAACCCTCCGCCACCACTGTTTTTGTCCTGCTCGCCCCCCAGCGCGAGCAACTCTTGCCCACCCTGGTTTCCCGCTCCTTTTGCCTCACCCTGCCCTGGCCCGACAGCCGCGCCACGGACGAAGACATGCGCCCATGGGAAGAAAAGCTGGCGCATTTTCTTGTCAGCGGCCAGGGGCTTCTTGACGCCCTGGCGGCCAAGGGAGCCATGGACGCCGCCACGGCCGGGCGTCTCATGCTCTGTTGCCAGAAATCCATAAACCGGATAATGTCAAAAACGTTACATAACAACGTATCCTCTCCACTTGATTCTGCATTGTCTTCCCTGGGGCCGCAGGGCCTGGCGCTTGTCTGCCAATGGCTGACCGAAGCACAGGACGCCCTGCAATACGGGCTTACGCCCGCACGGGCGGTCGAGGCCCTGGCCATGCGTATACATACGCTGCGACTTGGGGCTTAG